The Actinotalea sp. JY-7876 sequence GATCGTCGTCGTCCTCGGGACGCTGGGGCGCAACGCCGAGGGCCGCGCCACGAACCGCGCGCTCGTGCTGCACCGCGGCGAGGTCGTCGCCTGGTACGACAAGCACCACCTGCCCAACTACGGCGTGTTCGACGAGTTCCGGATCTTCACCCCGGGCGACGGGCAGTGCGTCATCGAGGTGGACGGGCGGCGCATCGGGATCGTCGTGTGCGAGGACATCTGGCAGGACGGGGGCCCCGTCTCGCTCATGGACGAGGCGGTCGTCGAGCTGCTCCTCGTCCTCAACGGCTCCCCCTACGAGGAGGGCAAGGGCCACGTCCGCGGCGAGCTGGCGGCCCGGCGGGCGCGCGAGGTCGGCGCCCCGGTCGCCTACGTCAACATGGTCGGCGGCCAGGACGACCTCGTGTTCGACGGCGGCTCCTTCGTCGTCGGGCAGGACGGCACGCCCCTGGCGGGAGCCCCGCAGTTCGTCGAGCACCTGCTGGTCTGGGAGCTGCCCGACCGCGGCGTGGACCCCGAGCCCGGGCTGCTGGCCGCGCCGATGGACCCGGACGCCGAGGTGTACTCCGCGGTGGTCACCGGCCTGCGCGGGTACGTCACCAAGAACGGGTTCCGCTCCGTCGTGCTCGGCCTCTCCGGCGGCATCGACTCGGCGCTGGTCGCCGCGATGGCCGCCGACGCGGTGGGCGGTTCGAACGTCGTGGGCATCTCGATGCCCTCCGGGCACTCCTCGCAGCACTCGCGCGACGACGCCGAGGACCTCGCCAAGCGGCTCGGCGCCGACTACCGCGTCCAGCCCATCGGCCCGATGGTCGACGCCTTCACGAGCCAGATGGACCTGCCGGGCGTCGCCGGGGAGAACCTCCAGGCCCGCGTCCGCGGCGTCATCCTCATGGGCGTCTCGAACGTCGAGGGTCATCTCGTGCTCGCCACGGGCAACAAGTCCGAGCTGGCGGTCGGCTACTCCACGATCTACGGCGACGCGGTGGGCGGCTACGCGCCGCTCAAGGACGTCGACAAGTCGCGCGTGTGGGCGCTGGCGCGGTGGCGCAACCAGGTCGCGCTCGACCAGGGCGAGATGCCGCCGATCCCGGAGAGCTCGATCACCAAGCCCCCGTCGGCCGAGCTGAGCCCCGGCCAGATGGACACCGACTCGCTGCCGCCGTACCACCTGCTCGACGAGGTGCTGGACGCCTACGTGGAGCACGCCGAAGGGCGCGAGGAGCTGCTCGCGCGCGGGTTCGACGCCGAGGTGGTCGACACGGTGCTCGCACTGGTCGACCGCGCGGAGTGGAAGCGGCGGCAGTACCCCCCGGGCCCGAAGGTGAGCGCGCTGGCGTTCGGGCGCGACCGGCGTCTCCCGGTCACCACACGCTGGCGCGAGCCGAAGGGACCTGTCGATGAGTGAGCCGACGACGCCGGTCGCGGGCGGGGCGCCGAAGCCCCGTCGCGTCCGGGTGCACCACCTGCGCGAGGCGAAGGAGCGCGGCGAGCGGATCACGATGCTCACCGCCTACGACGCGCCGACCGCGCGGATCTTCGACGAGGTGGGCACGGACGTGCTGCTCGTGGGCGACTCGCTGGGCGACAACTTCTACGGCTACGCGACGACGATCCCGGTGACGGTCGACGAGATCATCCACCACGCGCGGGCCGTGACCGGCGCCGTGAAGCGCTCGCTCGTCGTGGCCGACCTGCCGTTCGGGTCCTACGAGGCCTCCCCCCAGCAGGCGCACGCGACTGCCGTGCGGATGCTCAAGGAGGCCGGCGCGCACGCGGTGAAGTTCGAGGGCGGCGCTCGCGTCGCCGAGCACGTGCGCCTCCTCGTGGGCGCCGGCATCCCCGTGATGGGCCACCTGGGCTTCACGCCGCAGTCCGAGAACGTGCACGGTGGCAAGCGCGTGCAGGGCCGCGGCGAGGGCGCCGCCGAGCGCCTGTGCGCCGACGCCGTCGCGCTCCAGGACGCGGGCGCGTTCGCCGTCGTGCTCGAGATGGTGCCGGCGCCGCTCGCTGCCCAGGTGACCGAGATCCTCACCATCCCCACGATCGGCATCGGCGCCGGCCCGCAGTGCGACGGCCAGGTGCTCGTGTGGCCGGACATGGCGGGCCTGACCGACTGGTCCCCGCGCTTCGCCAAGGCCTACGGCCGGCTGCGGGAGGCCCTCAGCGACGCCGCCCGCGCCTACGTCGAGGACGTCCGGTCGGGCGGGTTCCCCGCGGCGGAGCACAGCTTCGCCGAGTGAGCACCGGGTGGCCCGGACCTGAGCCGGGCGCCGCGCCGCCTCAGGCGCGGCGCGGCAGGGTGAGGATCTCGGCGCCGTCGTCGGTGATGGCGATGGTGTGCTCGGTGTGCGCCGTGCGACAGCCGGTCGCGCTGCGCAGGGTCCACCCGTCGGCGTCGGTGACGAGCTCGGCGGTGTCCGCCATGATCCACGGCTCGAGCGCGAGCAGGAGCCCGGGACGCAGCGTGTAGCCGCGCCCCGGTCGCCCGGTGTTCGCGACGTGCGGGTCCTGGTGCATCGTCGTCCCGATGCCGTGGCCCCCGAACTCGGTGTTGACCGGGTACCCGGCCGCGCGCAGCACCGTGCCGATGGCGTGCGAGAGGTCGCCGATGCGGGCCCCGGGGCGGGCCGCAGCGATGCCGGCGGCCAGCGCCCGCTCAGTCGCGGCGATCATGGCCAGGTCCTCCGGGCGCGGTGAGCTGCCGACCACGAAGGTGATCGCCGCGTCGGCGGCGACCCCGTCGAGCAGGACCGCGAGGTCGAGCGTGAGGACGTCGCCGTCGGCGAGCGCGTAGTCGTGCGGCAGCCCGTGCAGCACGGCGTCGTTGACCGACGTGCAGATGTAGTGGCCGAAGGGGCCGCGCCCGAAGGACGGCTCGTAGTCGACGTAGCAGGACACCGCGCCCGCACCGAGGATCATCGACCGCGCCCACGCGTCGATCTCCAGGAGGTTCGTGCCCACCCGGGCGCGGCCCTTGAGCGTGTGCAGGGTGTGCCCGACCAGCGCGCCGGTCTCGCGCGCACGGGCGACCTCGGTGGGGCTCAGGATCTCGATCATGCGGTGCCTCTCTCGGCCGGTCGGACGGGCCCGTCCGCCGGGGCGGCGGGAACCGGTGCACCACCCTGCCAGTGGTCCGGCCGCGCGACGGACGACGGCAGCC is a genomic window containing:
- the panB gene encoding 3-methyl-2-oxobutanoate hydroxymethyltransferase codes for the protein MSEPTTPVAGGAPKPRRVRVHHLREAKERGERITMLTAYDAPTARIFDEVGTDVLLVGDSLGDNFYGYATTIPVTVDEIIHHARAVTGAVKRSLVVADLPFGSYEASPQQAHATAVRMLKEAGAHAVKFEGGARVAEHVRLLVGAGIPVMGHLGFTPQSENVHGGKRVQGRGEGAAERLCADAVALQDAGAFAVVLEMVPAPLAAQVTEILTIPTIGIGAGPQCDGQVLVWPDMAGLTDWSPRFAKAYGRLREALSDAARAYVEDVRSGGFPAAEHSFAE
- a CDS encoding NAD+ synthase; protein product: MGLTIALAQVDTCVGDVDGNARAVLRWTADAAAQGAALVAFPEMTITGYPIEDLALRDSFARGAERAVTRLCRDLVDAGLGEIVVVLGTLGRNAEGRATNRALVLHRGEVVAWYDKHHLPNYGVFDEFRIFTPGDGQCVIEVDGRRIGIVVCEDIWQDGGPVSLMDEAVVELLLVLNGSPYEEGKGHVRGELAARRAREVGAPVAYVNMVGGQDDLVFDGGSFVVGQDGTPLAGAPQFVEHLLVWELPDRGVDPEPGLLAAPMDPDAEVYSAVVTGLRGYVTKNGFRSVVLGLSGGIDSALVAAMAADAVGGSNVVGISMPSGHSSQHSRDDAEDLAKRLGADYRVQPIGPMVDAFTSQMDLPGVAGENLQARVRGVILMGVSNVEGHLVLATGNKSELAVGYSTIYGDAVGGYAPLKDVDKSRVWALARWRNQVALDQGEMPPIPESSITKPPSAELSPGQMDTDSLPPYHLLDEVLDAYVEHAEGREELLARGFDAEVVDTVLALVDRAEWKRRQYPPGPKVSALAFGRDRRLPVTTRWREPKGPVDE
- the map gene encoding type I methionyl aminopeptidase: MIEILSPTEVARARETGALVGHTLHTLKGRARVGTNLLEIDAWARSMILGAGAVSCYVDYEPSFGRGPFGHYICTSVNDAVLHGLPHDYALADGDVLTLDLAVLLDGVAADAAITFVVGSSPRPEDLAMIAATERALAAGIAAARPGARIGDLSHAIGTVLRAAGYPVNTEFGGHGIGTTMHQDPHVANTGRPGRGYTLRPGLLLALEPWIMADTAELVTDADGWTLRSATGCRTAHTEHTIAITDDGAEILTLPRRA